A genomic stretch from Mya arenaria isolate MELC-2E11 chromosome 10, ASM2691426v1 includes:
- the LOC128206179 gene encoding uncharacterized protein LOC128206179, whose product METQIVELPPCATVLFRLNAGGARTDIYNGWVSGDGTTSNTSCINTACPQNYRYAYLGYWTSLLPETVSITLLKNGNVVQFITFDGIGSTITDWFTEARVIATSWSTLGDGSSFYFGPGDSPFKVDLADVCLNPQTTYLRVFEVDNSACTFQLPADKPVIVYHPLSCKAPVDNTPETMAFADTMVITFKH is encoded by the exons ATGGAAACACAGATAGTTGAACTGCCTCCTTGCGCAACAG TATTGTTTCGACTCAATGCCGGAGGTGCTAGGACAGACATCTATAATGGGTGGGTTTCTGGTGATGGAACAACATCTAATACTTCTTGTATTAACACAGCCTGCCCCCAAAACTACCGATACGCTTATTTGGGCTATTGGACGTCTCTCCTTCCAGAAACG gTCAGCATAACACTGCTGAAAAATGGCAATGTTGTACAGTTCATCACTTTTGACGGTATTGGATCTACAATCACAGACTGGTTTACCGAAGCGCGCGTTATCGCCACCAGCTGGTCAACTCTAGGTGATGGCTCTTCTTTCTATTTTGGGCCCGG TGATTCCCCTTTCAAGGTAGATTTAGCTGATGTGTGCTTGAACCCTCAAACAACTTATCTAAGAGTATTCGAAGTTGATAACTCTGCGTGCACATTTCAACTTCCTGCTGACAAACCTGTAATTGTGTATCACCCTCTGAGTTGCAAGGCACCAGTTGACAATACACCGG AAACAATGGCATTTGCGGACACCATGGTCATTACCTTcaaacattaa
- the LOC128205571 gene encoding uncharacterized protein DDB_G0271670-like, whose product SSSSYSSSSSSSSSSSSSSSSSSSSSSSSRSSSSSSSSSSSSSSSSSSSSSSSSSSRSSSSSSSSSSSSSSSSSSSSSSSNSRSSSSSSSSSSSSSSSSSSSSSSSRSSSSSSSSSSGSGSGSSGSSCSSSSSSSSSSSSSSSSSSSSSSSSSSSSSSSSSSSSSSSSSSSSNSSSSSSSSSSSSSSNSSSSSSSSSSSSSSSSSSSSSSSSSSSSSSSSSSSSSSSSSSSSSSSSSSSSSRSSSSSSSSSSSSSSSSSSSSSSSSSSSSSSSSSSSSNSRSSSSSSSSSSSSSSSSSSSSSSSSSSSSSGSSCSSSSSSSSSSSSSSSSSSSSSSSSSSSSSS is encoded by the exons agtagtagtagttatagtagtagtagtagtagtagtagtagtagtagtagtagtagtagtagtagtagtagtagtagtagcagcagcagaagtagtagtagtagtagtagtagtagcagcagcagtagtagtagtagtagtagtagtagtagtagtagtagtagtagtagaagtagtagtagtagtagtagtagtagtagtagtagtagtagtagtagtagtagtagtagtagtagtagtaatagtagaagtagtagtagtagtagtagtagtagtagtagtagtagtagtagtagtagtagtagtagtagtagtagtagaagtagtagtagtagtagtagtagtagtagtggtagtggtagtggca gtagtggtagtagctgtagtagtagtagtagtagtagtagtagtagtagtagtagtagtagtagtagtagtagtagtagtagtagtagtagtagtagtagtagtagtagtagtagtagtagtagtagtagtagtagcagtagtagtagcaacagcagcagcagtagtagtagcagtagtagtagcagtagtagtaacagtagtagtagcagtagtagtagcagtagtagtagtagtagtagtagtagtagtagtagtagtagtagtagtagtagtagtagtagtagtagtagtagtagtagtagtagtagtagtagtagtagtagtagtagtagtagtagtagtagtagcagcagcagaagtagtagtagtagtagtagtagtagcagcagcagtagtagtagtagtagtagtagtagtagtagtagtagtagtagtagtagtagtagtagtagtagtagtagtagtaatagtagaagtagtagtagtagtagtagtagtagtagtagtagtagtagtagtagtagtagtagtagtagtagtagtagtagtagtagta gtagtggtagtagctgtagtagtagtagtagtagtagtagtagtagtagtagtagtagtagtagtagtagtagtagtagtagtagtagtagtagtagtagtagtagt